The stretch of DNA GCGCGGGACGCGGTCGTAGCTCTTGTCCTCGCCCCGCGTCGTCGCGCCCACGCGCGGCTCGCCTCCGCCGACCGCCTTGATCGTGCGGGCCTCCGCCAGTGCTTTCTCGCCCCACGCGCCGTTGACGATGTAGTCGGCGGTCCTCCCCGCTCCGAGGAAGTTGAGCGGAATCTGGGCGAAAGCCATCGACGCTCCGCCCTGAACGAAGAGGACGTCCCACGTATCGAGCGGCGTGCCGAGGAGCTCGGCGACGAGGGCCGTGGCCTCCGCGTGCACCTTCTCGTAGACCGTTCCCCGATGGCTGTGCTCCATCACGCTCATTCCCGACCCCTCGAAGTCGAGGAGCTCTTCTCGAGCGCGCTCGAGCGCGGAGAGGGGAAGCGCAGCCGGCCCAGGGTTGAAATTCATCACGCGACTGATGGGTTGGCCACGGACAGCCTGGACGTCCGTGTCGATCCACTCCTGCAGCGTCTTCGACACGTGAGAATCCTCGGTAGCCCTGGGCGAAGTCGTCACAGGGAGTTCATCTCTCTTGCGGCGAGTGATTGAATCAACGGTAGGGCAATGCTGTCAAGAGTTCGTGCAAGGATTGCCACCGATCCCGCACACAGGATGCTCCCGAGCTTCCCGCTCGGGGAGCGGCTGAGGCGCGGCAGCTCGCAGGCGTTGCAGTGTCCATGGAGCGGCGAGTCCGTTCGGGCGTGAGAGATCCTTGGAATCCTTCATCGTTTGTCAGGTGATTGCCTGATCGGTTTGTGCCATTGGGTACTTTGCCCCGATCTTCTTGTGCGGCGTGAGACTCGTGTGCGAATGGGCCAAGCGGAGTACGGGCGCTGGTGCGCCAGTGCGCCGGTGTGCTCGCGCCATGCAAATCTTGCGGGGAGCTTGGTCACCAGGCGGCGGTGAAACCGTTCTCGGGACGCAGGCCATCGCGCAGCGGCTGGCGCCATTCGAAGCTCAGCATGCCGTAGCGCAAGCGCAGGCCGACGCCGTAGGAGTAGACGGCGCGCGAGTGCAGCGCCGCGCCGGCGTCGCAGTAGAGGAAGCCTTCGGCCGCCGGGAGGACGGGACGCCACACCGGCATGCGGAAGCGGCTGTAGTCCCAGAACGGCGCCCGCACCTCGAGGTTCGTGTAGGCCACCTTCTCGCCGCGGACGAAGCCACGGGGGAAACCGGAAACGGAGTAGAGACCACCGACGCCGTAGATGAGGGACTGGGGGCCGTCGTTGGTGTAGGCCCGCGCCCGGAAGGCGACATCGAGGAAGGACAGGCGCCGGTGCATGAGGAACAGCGCGTTGAACGAGATCCGGTCGAGACCGGGGCCGACGTGCAGCTGCAGCGAGTCTTGCTGCGCGCCGTTCACGTAGGTACGCGAGCCCTGGGCGTTGAAGCCCGCGGCGAGGGTGAGCACGAGGAGGGAACCGGTGCTCGGTCCGCGCACGTCGGACCAGACGCGGGTGTCGCGGCTGTAGCTGGAGGAGATTTCGGCGTTCGGCCGGGCGTAGGTTTCGGTGGGTTGGAAGATGGTCTGCGCCCGCTCCGCCGCGAGCCTTTCCGTTTCGCCCCAGCGCACCGCAGCGTCGTCGGAGTGGTCCAGCAGCAGCGCCGGTTCCTCGACGCCGCCGAAATCGAGCCCCCACTCGCGCGGGTCGAGACCCTGCAAGCGCAGGCCCGCGACGGGAGCGTTGGCTTCGCGCAAGGTGAGGTCATCGGCACGCACCATGAGGCCACGGGAGTCGGTGCGCTGGGTGAACGACAGTGCCGCGCCGAAGCGGGTGACGAGACTCTTGTGGTATTGCCCCGAGAGCAGGAGGCCGGCCTCGCTCTGGTTCCGCGTGTAGGTCGTCACCCCGCCGGCGTTGTAGTAGTTCCCGATCAAGGAGCGATAGTAACCGCCCACGTGCCAGTGGGTGCGAGCGGCGCTGTTGCGGTACTGCATGATGCCGAAGCGGTCGAAATCGCCGTTCTGTCCCACCGCCACGACGACCGCCTGGTCGTGGAACTCCGTGTCCATGCCGACGTAGGTGGCGCCACGGGTGCGGGTGGAGGCGGTGGACAGATTGAGACCGAGGGGCATGAGGCCCCACTTCTGCTTGTAACGCGACAGGCTGACACCGGTGGCCAATCCTTCTCCACTGCCGCGCGCGTCGGTGAGCAGACCGGGCACCGGCGCGGTGGCGAACGCCGCCGTCGTGGCCGTCGCCCCTGTCGTGCCAGTCGTACCCGTCGTCGGGGTCGTATCAGGCGGCGGTGATGGACCGATGTCTGCGGCCTGCAACCCGACCGGCGTCGGAGTGGCGACGGGACCCGTAGGTTCCGCCGGTGCCTCCGGCGCCGGCGAGTCGCCTAGACCGAGACGGCGCAAGGGGAAGCCCCAGAGGGCGCGACCCCCGGGCGCCAGGGAATGCCGCAAGCTCGTGGCCACCATGGTGAGGAGCGTGTCGCTCTGCTGCATGCCGCTCACCGGAAACGGCAGATCGAGGAGCTCCCGCATCGTGCCGTCGGCGCGCTGTTCCACCGGTCGCGGCACGCCGGCAGCGTCGGAGAGATAGATCAAGCGCCCGTGGACGAGGAGCGGCTCGGTCTCGCTGACGTCGGGACTCTGGGTGAGGTTGCGAATCTCTGCCGTCGGCAGGTCGAGGGCGAAGACGTCGTTCCGTCCCGTCGCCGTGGCGGTGGAGGTGAAGAGAACGAGGGAGTCGCTGGCGAAGGACGCATGGCTCAGCTCGGCCCAGCGATAGGGCACGAGCAAGCGGGCGCGGTCGTGGTCGGCATCGTAGACGCCGAGGGCATTCCTCCCGGCGCGATCGACGGCGCGGAAGACGACGCTGCCGCCGCCGGGTGACCAACGTGGATCGCGCAGCTCGCGCACCTCGCCGAGCTCGCGAAGCCGGCGCAGGCGCTTGCGTCCACTGTCCTCCCAGAGCAGCAGGGACTCGCGCTGGCGCTGGCGCACCACCGCCACCACCCGACCACGGCGCAGATCGGGGCTGGAGAAGAGCGGCAAGCGCTCGATGCCGTCGAGATCGCGGGCGAGGCGCGTCTCGTGCACGGCGCCGCTGGCGGCGCCGGTGCGGAGCACGAGCTCCTGGCGCCCACCACGGGCGCGCTGCATCAAGAGGCTGTCGCCGTGCTGCACACCGGAGAGCGCCGGCGCCAGCATGCTTCCCAGCGTGTCGGGGACGGCGGTGGCGAGATACTCGGTCCAGAGTTTTTCGCGCAACCAGCGGCGGTAGAGCTGTTCCACCGTCGTGAGCGATTGCCCGGTCATGGACTCGATCCAGTCGAGGAAGCCGCAGGAGTTGCTGTGGTACTTGATCAGGAGATTCTTCGGCACGTCGTGGCCGTAGGTTTCGGCCAGGAAGACGAGTCGCGCTGGGCCTTCGATGTAGCTCGACGCCTGCGAGCGTGCGCCGGTGGAGAGAGCGGCCAGCCCGTCGAGCTGATTCTCCGCCACCAGCTCGATGAGCGCAGCGCGCAACGCCGGCTCCATCTGACCGTGGGGGAAGGCGAGATATTCGGCGTAGTTCTCGTGCGTGACCATGGAAAAGCCGCCGCTGCCGGGACGCCAGCCGCGGGTGCAGCCGCTGTCGCGCACCGCGGCGCGGGCCCGCGCCGGGGCCAGCTGCCGTAGGTACTTGGCGATGCTTTCCACGACGGCGTGGCCGATCTCGTGCTGCGCCGTGCGCCGCAGGCGCTGTTCGCCGATGGAGGCGTAGATCACGATGGGCAGGTTCGGATCGTGGAGCGGTACGAAGCCGGAGACCCCCTCGGGCAGGCCCGGGCCGATGGGGGTGGCGAGGAAATCGTGCAGGGTGCGGTAGAGGACGCAGCGCTGGTACGTGCGCGCCTCTGCGCCCGGGAGCCAGACGAAGAGGCTGTCGCCGCTCCACTCGACATGGCGCTCGAGGAAGCGACGGGGGTGCGGCACGACCGGCAGCCCGGAGCGCCAGCCGCCCGCGGGCGCCGCGCGCGGCTGGGCGAGGACGAGGGGCTGTGGCGGAGCCACCGTGCGACCCTCTTGCACGTCCACCACGAGTTGCAACAGGGAGTCGAAGCTGGCGGCGTGCAGGCGCCCCTCGAAGACGAGCTTCTCGATCTCGGTGAAGTAGCTCGGGTAGAGCAGGTAGTGATAGATCTCCGCCGGCTCGAGGTGCAGGTTGTCACAGACCCGGCTGAAGAATTGGTCGAGTTGGGGGCCCCAGTAGGCCACCATCTGCCCGTCCGGATCTTCCTTTGCCGGGGTGGTGAGGACCTGGAAATAACGCGTGTGCGACTGCTCGAGCGCCTTGGAGCCGAAGGCGAAAGCGTCGTCGTAGTAGACCTTGGTGTTCCGCCCCTGGGCCGTAGCCAACCCGGGGAGGCAAAGGGCAAAAAGCCCCACGACGAGAGAACGCCGAAGCATTGTCTCCGTCCGGGTTACACTGCGGGGGGCGCAACGAACCCACGAGAGACCGAATCGAGTGGGGGAGGTGATCGGCCGTGTGTGGAAAGTATAATGCGGCCGGCAGCGAGGGTCAACGCGACCGGACGAGCGCGGCACCCAGAGACTTCTTGGAGAGAGAGGACAGGGAAGAGCGAGGCAAGGCGAGGGATCCATGGGAGCTTGGATCCCAGCGACATTCGTGCAGGCGGCAAGGTCGGAAGCGAAGGTGAGCGAGCGCGGCGAGTTCGCGCTTTCTCCAGCGGGGTCGAGGCGGTGGGCCCACCCTACGGAAGACGGGCTCCGAGGGAGGTGCGTCACGCCGACCCCTGTCTCGGACGCAGCACCCCCTCGGATCCCATCACGAGGCTTCGATCCACGGGAACCGCGGATCCTGATGCTATATTCCGAGAATAGTAGTCGTCTGGCAGAGAGTTGTCAAAAGATTCTTCGGTTGCACGGTCTGCTGGCCGAGGGACCCTCCGGCCTCGAACCGGCGAACTCGAGGGAAGTTACGGAAGGACCATGACTTTGCCCGCTCCCCGCGTCCGCTTCGCCCCGAGCCCGACGGGCCGCCTGCACGTGGGCGGAGCTCGGACCGCCCTCTTCAACTGGCTTCTGGCCAGGAACCAGGAGGGCACCATGGTCCTCCGGATCGAGGACACCGATGCGGAGCGCTCCACCCGTGAGTCCGAAGCGAGCCTGCTCGCCGACCTCGCTTGGCTCGGGCTCGATTGGGACGAGGGGCCCGACCGTGGCGGGCCGCAGGCGCCGTACCGCCAGTCGGAGCGCCGGCAGCATTACACCGCCGCCGCCGAGCAGTTGCTGGAGGCGGGGCAGGCCTACGCCTGTTTCTGCGGCGAGAAGGACCGTCCAGCAGGCGACCCAGTGGGAGATGCACCACGGGGGGAGGAGGCCGGTACGCCGGTACGGAATGATTGCCGCTGCGGGGAGATGAGCCCGGCAGCGGTGGCCGCGCGCCGCCGCGCCGGCGAAGGGCAGGCGGTGCGCTTCCGGGTGCCTCCGGGTGTGGTGGAGTTCGAGGATCGGCTGCGCGGGCCCATGCGCATCGATGCCGCCACCTTCGGCGATTTCGTCCTGCTGCGCACGAGCGGCTTGCCGACGTACAACTTCGCCTGCGTCGTCGACGACAACGCCATGCAGATTACCCATGTCGTGCGGGGGGAGGATCATCTCTACAACACGGCACGGCAGCGCTTGCTGTACGACGCTCTGCGGTTGTCGCTGCCGGAGTTCGTCCATCTGCCCCTCATCCTCGACACCGACCGGAGCAAGCTCAGCAAACGGGACGGCCGCAGCGGCACCTACGTGGACGAGTACCGCACCCAGGGTTACTTGCCCGAAGCACTGCTGAATTTCCTGGCGCTCCTCGGCTGGTCGTCGCCGCGCGGCGAGGAACTCCTGTCGCCGGCGGAACTGGTGCGGGACTTCAGCCTCGAGCGCTTGACGCGCTCGCCCGCGGTGTTCGATCCGGTGAAGTTCGATTGGATGGCGGCCTGGCACATGCGGCAGCGTCCCGACGCGGAGCTGGCGACGCTGGCGGCGCCGTGGCTGCAGGCGGCGGGGCTCGACACCAAGCCGGAGACGGCCCGCGCCTGGATCGCCGGCTTCAAGTCCGATCTCCCGGCGCTCGGGCGGCTGCCCGCCAAGGTGCAGGAGATCCTCGGCCCCGCGGCCCCCACTCCGGAGGCAGAGGCGGCGCTGCGTGCTCCCGGGGCACGTGGCTTGCTCGCCGCCTTGGTGGACGGGCTCGAGAAGGCGCAGTCGAGCGCCGCCACGCTCGACGGCCAAGGGTTCAAGAAGCTCCTGCAGGAAAGCGGGCAGCAGCAGGGACTGCGGGGCAAGGATCTCTTCGGCCCGGTGCGTGCGGCGCTCACCGGGAGCACCCACGGGCCCGAGCTGCCGCTCCTTTACGACGCGCTGGGGGCGGAGCGAGTGCGGCAGCGCCTGCGGGCCGCGCTCGGTTGAACTCGTTCGCTGCCGGAGCATCGTGTAGTCTGGCCGCGCCAGCGCGGCTGAGACCGCGCCCTCGAGTGCAGGCGTGCGGATGTCGGGAAGAGGGGGAAGAGCGATGCGCATCATCGTGTTGCTGGGAGGAAACTCGGCCGAGCGCGACGTCTCGCTCGTGTCGGGCCGGGCGGTGGGGGCGGCGCTGTTGCGCCGCGGGCACGTGGTGACTGCGGTGGACACCGCTGGCGGCCGCTTGGTGGAGCTGGATGCCAAGCGAAGCATCGGCAGCGAGCCACCCTCCACGGCGCTGGTCCCCGAGGGGGACGCCGTGCACGCGGTGGAGAAGCTCGGCTCCCAGGCCTTCGGCGAAGTGGACGTGGTCTTCATCGCCCTGCACGGGACGGGCGGTGAGGACGGCACCATCCAGGCGATGCTCGACGCCGTGGGGATTCCCTACACGGGCTCCGGCGTGCTGGCGAGCAGCGTGGCCATGGACAAGGAAGTGGCGAAGCGGATCTTCCGCG from Candidatus Krumholzibacteriia bacterium encodes:
- a CDS encoding aminotransferase class V-fold PLP-dependent enzyme — encoded protein: MNFNPGPAALPLSALERAREELLDFEGSGMSVMEHSHRGTVYEKVHAEATALVAELLGTPLDTWDVLFVQGGASMAFAQIPLNFLGAGRTADYIVNGAWGEKALAEARTIKAVGGGEPRVGATTRGEDKSYDRVPRQEELSLTKGAAYLHVTSNETIHGIEYGLQPETPFPRADVPVVVD
- the gltX gene encoding glutamate--tRNA ligase, producing MTLPAPRVRFAPSPTGRLHVGGARTALFNWLLARNQEGTMVLRIEDTDAERSTRESEASLLADLAWLGLDWDEGPDRGGPQAPYRQSERRQHYTAAAEQLLEAGQAYACFCGEKDRPAGDPVGDAPRGEEAGTPVRNDCRCGEMSPAAVAARRRAGEGQAVRFRVPPGVVEFEDRLRGPMRIDAATFGDFVLLRTSGLPTYNFACVVDDNAMQITHVVRGEDHLYNTARQRLLYDALRLSLPEFVHLPLILDTDRSKLSKRDGRSGTYVDEYRTQGYLPEALLNFLALLGWSSPRGEELLSPAELVRDFSLERLTRSPAVFDPVKFDWMAAWHMRQRPDAELATLAAPWLQAAGLDTKPETARAWIAGFKSDLPALGRLPAKVQEILGPAAPTPEAEAALRAPGARGLLAALVDGLEKAQSSAATLDGQGFKKLLQESGQQQGLRGKDLFGPVRAALTGSTHGPELPLLYDALGAERVRQRLRAALG